CCTGGATTCGACGCGCCGTCGAGCACGAGCTCCGCGATTCCGCCTAAAGGTGCGAGCGAGTCCCCTGACGAACGCGCAAAATGCCCAGCCGCTGGACGCTGTGACCGCGCTCGACACCGTGGGGGACTCCCAGCCCCGAACACGACGTGCCGGTAGTGGACCTCAACAGTCAATAACCGCGCCACGGCATCTATCGCAAACGACCGTCTGCGCGAGACCCCAGTACCGGGCAGCCCCCCGAGGATATTTCCCCAGGTCGCGAACTCACGAAACCCACCACGCAATCAATGCCACACAACACCCTGCCGACTCTGGGTTCCGATAGAGTTCTGCGGGTGGGGCACAACATCGGGTACGCGCGGATCTCCACCGCTGATCAGAACCCGCAGCTGCAGCTCGACGCGCTCGGCGCCGCGGACTGCCTCAAGGTCTACACCGACACCGCGACCGGCACCAAAGCCGACCGCCCACAGTGGAACGCCTGCCTGGCCGACCTTCGCCCCGGCGACACTCTGATCATCTGGAAAATCGACAGGCTCGGCCGCAACCTTCGCGACCTGATCGACATCGTGACCAGCCTGCAGACCCGCGGCGTCGGGGTCCGCTCACTGACTAACGGGATCGTGGACACCACCACCGCTCACGGCAAACTCGTCTTCGGCATGTTCGCCCTCATGGCCGAGTACGAGGCAGCCCTCATCAAAGAACGCACCGATGCCGGGCTGGCCGCCGCTCGCGCCCGAGGCCGCAAAGGCGGGCGCAAAGCGAAAATGACCCCCGCCCTGATCAACAAAGCCCAGCGCATGTACGACGCCCGCCAGTTCACCATGACCGAAATCGCCCAGACCTGCGGAGTCACACCGATGACGATCTACAGACACATCAAAACCCGCGCCGCCGCGAACTGAGACAACCCGACGGGATCTGCTTACCAGCGAAAACCACCGCTAGCGCTAACGACTGCACGGATCTTCCCCGACCCCGAATAAGTCGACAGACGAGCGGAGCGGCTGCACGGTACCGCTCCTGCACTCCGTGAAGAGCTGTCTGTGCGAGGCGTTCACTGTCTCCATGAACCACGTCGCCCTAAATCCATGCGAAGGTGAGAACGTTGTCCCCTACTGGTTCCCTGGGCGCATCTTCACCGATGCGCCCGACCTGCACGCTGTATGCAACGATGTCCTTACCCCGTGGGTTGAATTCGGCCCATTCCTTTTTCAGGCTGGCGAGCACATGGCGTGTGTCGTCTCGGTCCACGTCCCGGAGAAACCAGCCGAGCGCCTTCAGGGTGTGTTTGAAGCATGAGTCTTCATCTTGAAGAATCAGCGGTAGGACTCTCGCAGCAGCCGACTCGACGACTCTTCGGGAGGGGGTGTTTGCGTCACCCAGGTTTGTCCCGCCTCATCTCGGTCAATCTCGAAGGTAACGCGGCCAACTCGGGCCTAGCTGCTCATAGTCCATGTAGAGCGAGTGCTCCTTCACATGACGAGCACGAAGGATAAACGCCTCTATTCGAGATCTATGTCATTGATTCAGTTCGTCTATGTTCTGTGGGGTCAATCCGAATCCTCAATTCCCTGAGGGTGCTCGAAGCGGTGCCGAACGAGCGGGGATTGTTAGACCAGCTTCAGCTCGGGCCGGGTGTCACCCTGGCCCAGTAGTAGACGCAGTCTGGGGAGGTTTATCCGGAGCTCGGCGGCAAGCTCTTTGAGCGTCAGTCCGGTCGACTCGGCCATTTCCAATGCTGAACGGAGTAAGGCCGGTATCTCGCCTGGATAGCCTTGGACCGATTCGTTGACGAACAGTCCCGACGATCTGAGGGTTGCGAGTCGCTGATGGGCGCGCCGGTAGGTGGCTTCGGAGACTGCGCCGACTTCCTTACATCGGCGTAGGAGAGACTCGACTGACACGCCCCACTGCACGCTCAACTCACCGAGTTTCTCGAAATCCAGCCGTAGCGGCAGTAGTGGCGTGATCTCCGCTCGCGGGGTCAGGAACTCTGCGGCGAACGCGTCAGCTTCTCGCTCTTGCCGTGCATCTCCGGGAAGACAGTCGCTGTGCATCAGCAAGTGCCCCAACTCGTGTGCGGCAGTAAAGCGATGGCGATACACGTCATCCGCTCGATCAGGCGTGAGTACCACGATGGGTCGTGGCAGCTTCGATGTGGAGAATGCATCGATGTTCTTGGTTGCATTACCGGCGAACGGTGCGAGCGTGACGACGATGCCGTGCTGCTCCATCATGCGGACCATGCGACTGATCCGGCCTGTGCCCAGCCCCCAATGCTGACGAAGTGCCTGTGCTGCTGTAGTGGGGTCAGTTGGGAAGTCGGTCTGTTCGACCTCGCCGGCGGAGAATCCGGGTAAATCGATTGCGGGGAATCGGACTCGCTTCTCCAGAGCGTAGGTTAGCTCCCAGACCTGTTCGGTGAATGAAACAGCTTTGTCCCTCTGGCTAACCGGGGTTCGTCGCAGGCTTCGGAAGTGCGCATCAGCGGCATCCAGACGTGCATACGGGCGACCGGCGGCGAGGAAGGCGATCGGGACGTCGAGAACCTGAGCGAGCGCCTCGATGTTGTCCGGTCGTGGTTTTGCCGTGCCGGCTTCCCACTGGCCGACGGCGACGGCGGAAACCCCGAGCTGATCTGCAAGGGCCTTCTTCGTCGCACCGGCAAGACGGCGAGCCTGTGTCAGCCTCGCCGAATCGAAGGCACCGCCGCTAAGCTCTTCTCCCACCAGATCCGTGTCCGGCACGAGATAAAGCTGACCCGACTCACGCTTACTCAACTGTCCTCGCTACCCGTGTTCTGTTCATCAGCGTCCTGCTGCTCCTCCGAGGAGACCTGTTCGTCCGGGCTGCGTATGGACAGATCGAACCCATTTTCGTGCTCGGCGTCCGCGTCGAACCGATCGAGGGACTTGTCATCGTGGCCGATCACTTTCAGTGTCGGGGCGATTGTTTCGAGGTTCTTTATCGAGTACGGACCTCGGGTCCATGCCAGCTCGCCGGTGTCTTCGTTTACCAGTTCCGCGTCACCCCAG
The sequence above is drawn from the Hoyosella subflava DQS3-9A1 genome and encodes:
- a CDS encoding recombinase family protein, translating into MGHNIGYARISTADQNPQLQLDALGAADCLKVYTDTATGTKADRPQWNACLADLRPGDTLIIWKIDRLGRNLRDLIDIVTSLQTRGVGVRSLTNGIVDTTTAHGKLVFGMFALMAEYEAALIKERTDAGLAAARARGRKGGRKAKMTPALINKAQRMYDARQFTMTEIAQTCGVTPMTIYRHIKTRAAAN
- a CDS encoding helix-turn-helix domain-containing protein; protein product: MPDTDLVGEELSGGAFDSARLTQARRLAGATKKALADQLGVSAVAVGQWEAGTAKPRPDNIEALAQVLDVPIAFLAAGRPYARLDAADAHFRSLRRTPVSQRDKAVSFTEQVWELTYALEKRVRFPAIDLPGFSAGEVEQTDFPTDPTTAAQALRQHWGLGTGRISRMVRMMEQHGIVVTLAPFAGNATKNIDAFSTSKLPRPIVVLTPDRADDVYRHRFTAAHELGHLLMHSDCLPGDARQEREADAFAAEFLTPRAEITPLLPLRLDFEKLGELSVQWGVSVESLLRRCKEVGAVSEATYRRAHQRLATLRSSGLFVNESVQGYPGEIPALLRSALEMAESTGLTLKELAAELRINLPRLRLLLGQGDTRPELKLV